From Phragmites australis chromosome 5, lpPhrAust1.1, whole genome shotgun sequence, a single genomic window includes:
- the LOC133918803 gene encoding uncharacterized protein LOC133918803 gives MARSLFLRIVQSVVEHDSYFMQKRNSAGILGLSPLQKITAAFRMLAYGVPADATDEFIRIGESTAIESLKRFVQAVVEVFGDEYLRSPNNIDTARLLEMGEARGFRGMLGSIDCMHWKWKNCPAAWQGMYTGHVHEPTIILEAVASQDLWIWHAFFGLPGSHNDINVLHRSPLFAKLTEGQAPEVNYTINSHNYTMGYYLADGIYPPWATFVKTITSPQGNKKKLFSQAQEGARKDVERAFGVLQARFSIVRGPARFWDQETLGQIMTACVIMHNMIIEDEREDFDYDHEPENFHYDHEGERVIIEDEHTPELSQFIEFIKNNHDIRDRQTHSQLQDDLVEHLWQLYTES, from the coding sequence ATGGCTCGTTCTCTGTTTCTTCGTATAGTACAATCTGTAGTAGAGCATGATAGCTATTTCATGCAGAAAAGAAATAGTGCTGGGATTCTTGGGTTatctcctttgcagaagattacCGCTGCATTTCGCATGCTAGCTTATGGAGTACCAGCGGATGCTACAGATGAATTTATTCGGATTGGAGAAAGTACTGCTATAGAGAGTCTTAAAAGGTTTGTACAAGCTGTTGTGGAAGTATTTGGTGATGAATATCTGAGATCTCCAAATAATATTGATACTGCTAGGTTACTTGAAATGGGAGAAGCAAGAGGTTTTCGCGGTATGCTAGGGAgcatagattgcatgcattggaagtggaaAAATTGCCCTGCAGCATGGCAAGGAATGTATACCGGCCATGTGCATGAGCCTACAATTATTCTGGAAGCCGTTGCTTCACAagatctttggatttggcacgctttctttggtttaccggggtctcacaatgatattaatgtCCTTCATCGTTCCCCTCTATTTGCAAAGCTGACCGAAGGACAAGCTCCAGAAGTAAATTACACCATCAATAGTCACAACTATACAATGGGCTATTACTTGGCAGATGGCATATATCCACCATGGGCAACTTTCGTGAAGACAATAACATCTCCGCAAGGGAATAAGAAAAAACTTTTCTCGCAAGCTCAAGAAGGTGCTAGGAAGGATGTTGAACGAGCATTTGGAGTTCTACAGGCTCGTTTTTCCATTGTTCGTGGACCAGCAAGGTTTTGGGATCAAGAGACACTTGGACAAATCATGACGGCTTGCGtcatcatgcataatatgataATTGAAGATGAGCGGGAAGACTTCGATTACGATCATGAGCCGGAAAACTTCCATTACGATCATGAGGGAGAAAGAGTGATAATTGAAGATGAGCACACCCCTGAGCTGTCTCAATTTATAGAGTTTATTAAGAACAATCATGATATCAGGGACCGACAAACTCACTCTCAGCTTCAAGATGATCTAGTCGAGCACCTATGGCAACTATATACAGAGTCGTAG